Below is a genomic region from Telmatobacter sp. DSM 110680.
TTCAGCTTCTTCTCTGCGGCTGGTTCTCCGCGGAAGGAGTCCGAAAGAATTTGAGAACCGCTGCGGCTCTCTGTGTGCACGTTTGCGATGGATGCTTTTAGCTTAGCGAAGGCGCCGAAATTACCTGCAAACTCTGCCGAGCTTTTTTCACAATGGATTCAGGCACTTAGCAAAAGGAAAAGTTGAAGACTCTTGACAGTGAATCTTTTAAAACTTCAAGACGAAGATTCCGTCGCTTTTTCGGAGCACCTGCGGTCGGGAGCTCAATCGACTAACATTAGCGGGTGATGAAGACTGCCACTCGCAAGCCAACCCTTATCGTTCACGGAGGAGCATGGGCCATTCCCGACGATGCTGCCGCAGCGCACGAAGCGGGAGTGCGCAGTGCCCTCGAAGCCGGTTACGCGATACTTACGCGAGGGGGCAGCGCTCTCGATGCGGTTGAAGCTGCCGTAACCGTCCTCGAAGATGACCCGACCTTTGATGCGGGGCGGGGAAGTTTCCTAACGTCCGATGGCCGCGTGCAACTGGATGCCCTGCTCATGGATGGAGGCCGCATGAAAGCCGGAGGCGTGGCCTGTGTGGAGCGTCTGCGCAATCCGATTCAGGCCGCAAGGCTGGTTCTCGAGCAAAGTCCGCACGTGTACTTCGTCGGCGCCGGTGCCGAAGAATTTGCGCGATCGCATGGTATGCCGCTCATCGACAACACCGAACTGGTGCTCGATCGCGAGCGCGAGCGGCTCAAGATTGCCCAGGAGCGCCAGGCTGCGGGACTTGCCGATGCAACATTCTCTGGACTTGAAGATGACAAGGGGCCTGAGACTCGCGTCAAATTTCGGGAACGCTGGGCCGCGAACAGTGATCAGTGGTACGACTCGACCGAAGACCCCACGCAGCAATCGCACGACACCGTGGGAGCCGTTGCTCTCGACGCAGATGGAAACATCGCCGCCGCAACATCAACCGGTGGGACACTGAATAAAACTCCGGGTCGCGTCGGTGACTCCTCGCTCATTGGCTGCGGCTGTTACGCCGACAATCTCTCAGCCGCCGTTTCGCTAACCGGTTGGGGAGAGCCCATTATGAAGCTGGTGCTCGGCAAATGGGCCACCGATCGTGTCGCCGCCGGCAGCGCGCCCGAGTTGGCCGCTCGCGAGGCAATGTCGTATCTGCACAATCGTCTCGGAGGACACGGCGGCATTATCCTCCTAGGCCCCGACGGAAGATTTGGCATGGCGCATAACACTCCAGCAATGGCGTGGGGATTAGCGAGCCAGAATGGGCTGGAGACAGGGCTAAAGATTTAGAAAAGTTACTCAGACCTAAAAATTCGCGAACCTACTTCACCAGCTTCCACTTCAACCGCGTATAGGCCACGCGAAATCCTTTGCGCTCTGCGTTGCGCTGCGAGTTGGATCCAGCTTCCGCCACCATCATTGCCAGGTCGCATCCATGCTCGGCCGCGTAGCGCATGCGCACTTCAAGCAGAGCCGCCTGCAGCCCACGCCGGCGCATCTCGGGAGCCGTAGCCGCTCCACCGAACAGCGCTACACCATCGTGCACAATTAAAGCTCCGGCGGCTCCCGGTACCCCGTCTACCTCAGCTAGAAAGCACGGGCTCCCTTCACGCACCACAAGCATCACTCCGGCCTCACGCACAAAGTTCTCGAACTCGGGATGTTCATGCGTCCACCCCTTCGCATTGATGTCGCTCCAAAGCTGCGCTTCATCAAGTCCGACGACGCGCACACGGATGTTGTCGGCATGCTTTTCTGCCGGCAGTTCCACCGCGCGATAGAGCACGCTGCTGATTTCAAACGGACGGTAACCGCGTGCACACAACAGGTCGAGCGTCGTGGCCCCAGCGAAGGGACAAACCTCGTGCATGACCTCGGCGTCGCGAACGAGAAAGAATCTCTCAATCTCATCGAGAGCAGCAGATGTCAGTTCCTCAAACAGTCCCAGGCCAAAGGTTTGCGTCGTAGGCGCATCGACACCGTCGAAAACAACCGTTGCTCCTGCGCATTTCATCCACTCCGAGGTGCTCTGGGGAAAAAGTCTCTTCCGCGCCATTGCGAACTGCGCACAGGAAAAGGCCTCCGTGGCCTCGAGTCGCTTTGCCAATTCAAGATTCGCAAAAATCATAGCGCTCCCGATCCTACATGCCGGATGCTGTCGATTGCACTTCCATTTCACGTCATGGTGCTACGTTCGCTGCGCCGCGCTACTCTAGAGAAGCCCCCATGCGCCGACTTATCCTCGCTTCCGCTTCGCCTCGCCGCCGCGAATTGCTTGCCCAGGCCGGCTACACATTTGAGGTGCAGCCCGCACACGTTAACGAGGATCTGTACGCGGACGAAGACCCGATCGCTTACGTTGTCCGGCTAGCACGCGACAAAGCCCAAGCGATGTACAACGCGCTCAACGACCCTCAAGCCACAGTGCTCGGGGCTGACACCACAGTCACGCTCGATGGCCACATCCTGGCCAAGCCGGAAGACGCTGCCGACGCAGCGCGTATGCTTCGACTGCTCTCTGGCCGAACTCACCGCGTAATTACCGGCGTGGCGCTGGCAACAGCAGCGGGCACAGAAGTCGCCGCCGAAGTGACCGGAGTGCAGTTCCTCACGATAAGCGATGAAGAAATCGCAGCATACATCGCCACTGGCGAGCCCATGGATAAAGCTGGCGCTTATGGCATTCAGGGCCTCGCCGCCAAGTGGATTCCTCGCATTCAGGGTTGCTACTTCAACGTCGTAGGCCTGCCACTAGCGCTCGTCGCAACGATGCTTGAATCATCAGACTGACAACTGCGAACTACGACGTTACTCAGGGCCTTAGCACCAGGCGATCGCCCTTGTAGATCACCCCGCGTGCCTGCGCCGTGCTGTCAGCGATTCCCACGCCACGTCCGTCGCTCACGACCACGACATTGAACGTATGCTTCTCCGCCATGCCCGGATAGCTTCCTTCGCGTGCGGCAAACGCCAGTGTCTTTGCCGTATCATCCCAATGCAACTTGATGGTTGCATGTTGTCCGTTGGCGTAGTCGTACTTATCGTTCTCATCTTCGTAGAAGGTGAAATCCCCGTCTGCCCCCGGATAGACCCGAATCTCAATCGGGTCCGCGGGTTTCTCCGTTGACC
It encodes:
- a CDS encoding isoaspartyl peptidase/L-asparaginase, whose product is MKTATRKPTLIVHGGAWAIPDDAAAAHEAGVRSALEAGYAILTRGGSALDAVEAAVTVLEDDPTFDAGRGSFLTSDGRVQLDALLMDGGRMKAGGVACVERLRNPIQAARLVLEQSPHVYFVGAGAEEFARSHGMPLIDNTELVLDRERERLKIAQERQAAGLADATFSGLEDDKGPETRVKFRERWAANSDQWYDSTEDPTQQSHDTVGAVALDADGNIAAATSTGGTLNKTPGRVGDSSLIGCGCYADNLSAAVSLTGWGEPIMKLVLGKWATDRVAAGSAPELAAREAMSYLHNRLGGHGGIILLGPDGRFGMAHNTPAMAWGLASQNGLETGLKI
- a CDS encoding GNAT family N-acetyltransferase, whose amino-acid sequence is MARKRLFPQSTSEWMKCAGATVVFDGVDAPTTQTFGLGLFEELTSAALDEIERFFLVRDAEVMHEVCPFAGATTLDLLCARGYRPFEISSVLYRAVELPAEKHADNIRVRVVGLDEAQLWSDINAKGWTHEHPEFENFVREAGVMLVVREGSPCFLAEVDGVPGAAGALIVHDGVALFGGAATAPEMRRRGLQAALLEVRMRYAAEHGCDLAMMVAEAGSNSQRNAERKGFRVAYTRLKWKLVK
- a CDS encoding Maf family protein — its product is MRRLILASASPRRRELLAQAGYTFEVQPAHVNEDLYADEDPIAYVVRLARDKAQAMYNALNDPQATVLGADTTVTLDGHILAKPEDAADAARMLRLLSGRTHRVITGVALATAAGTEVAAEVTGVQFLTISDEEIAAYIATGEPMDKAGAYGIQGLAAKWIPRIQGCYFNVVGLPLALVATMLESSD